The proteins below are encoded in one region of Pseudomonas entomophila L48:
- a CDS encoding C40 family peptidase, with product MAMLARFALLSFLALLAACSGRAPAPAPMAKPPMVFNQSVSSPAADDVLFRAIGLVGTPYRWGGNTPDSGFDCSGLIGYVYRDAAGISLPRSTREMIVMRAPNVDINALQSGDLVFFATSGGSQVSHAGIYVGEGRFVHAPSTGGTVRLDYLSNSYWAKSYLQAKRVLPPGHLAQNP from the coding sequence ATGGCGATGTTGGCGCGCTTCGCACTGCTCTCCTTCCTGGCCCTGCTCGCGGCCTGCTCCGGCCGTGCGCCTGCTCCGGCGCCCATGGCCAAGCCTCCCATGGTGTTCAATCAATCAGTTTCGTCGCCAGCGGCGGACGATGTCCTGTTCCGGGCCATCGGGCTGGTGGGCACGCCCTACCGCTGGGGCGGCAATACACCGGATTCCGGGTTCGATTGCAGTGGGCTGATCGGCTATGTCTACCGTGATGCGGCGGGTATCAGCCTGCCGCGCTCGACCCGGGAGATGATCGTCATGCGCGCACCCAACGTGGACATCAATGCGCTGCAGTCCGGAGACCTGGTGTTCTTCGCCACCAGTGGCGGTTCGCAGGTCAGCCATGCCGGCATCTATGTCGGTGAGGGGCGTTTCGTACACGCACCCTCAACCGGTGGGACCGTGCGCCTGGACTACCTCTCCAACAGCTACTGGGCCAAATCCTACCTGCAGGCCAAGCGTGTCTTGCCGCCAGGGCATCTGGCGCAGAATCCCTGA
- a CDS encoding dermonecrotic toxin domain-containing protein has protein sequence MSSIKDRVARSLDALEAGRPLVRLVDEIIREYPDPYVLATQHAQRIVRKHTGKAIDPRFIWWHQFETASTSHRSFTGWQHSGPPQKSLHLVELVIKRFDARFQEAPDELDLYGGFYRQGRQAKHFDERNEVAMLGSKVQEDLWALDFAVAYRADIVRFWNAYSQHFRVLAKINMLGQGAMAARSARISRSDWEQLRAMVADGLVDGVLPTLAKLKQDSTASPLPVSRYVLDQGDRGCLYSFAMAGGRILLYRPWASEAFKSFASERVMAGWLREQLQDADTLNSYVKAAHTDARDPSRAHSVRTHLKSLADSASEEAALVLLDYLKRSITVDIFTHLASQATTEMNDNATAMLGNAELRKAMWSGYLSAFIKVFGGFAPIGWPMTLMLLGASLGKVGLDIEAAMHAADEQSRKSALREAMLDSLFAALNMTDLGFESSFASLAYKAPPDEVGANLSQWEVSTSTTLAVEGGESNQLITGDLGRSGRLRGIRVGSDGSCWIVLDGLSYRVRYNHDLQVWQVVPAHNPFAFGPLYPVRLSESNEWKLLVPPRLVGGAPPVVEHMPSTMSRFWNRHLTVDSARSGASAANALRRQKALLESRSIPQLARDQVPDLDERGLDCVQVDGVAQYSYRYDRQYFNSLIEYYTSDESKVNDVFRSGTYRYDDEDEYIVDLVDTLDQLPKSNEVNLYRAGNGTRGTSGQHFRTGRLKLGDVLVNTDLTSFTENPYKVAEFASAPSLNAPGNLPGVFDDTSVVFELPMSHYQDGTPISAFSLYWDEGETLFQPGHYFRIDNLEQVYGEHYRFIHVTLRQVPKPASGPVYDLRTGLLFDSEVFKARLHTPELAERFFPAVEPQAAPVDSAVVRPA, from the coding sequence ATGAGCAGCATCAAGGACCGCGTGGCGCGCAGCCTCGACGCATTGGAAGCAGGGCGGCCACTGGTTCGCCTGGTGGATGAGATCATTCGCGAATACCCAGACCCGTATGTGCTGGCCACCCAGCATGCGCAGCGCATCGTGCGCAAGCATACGGGCAAGGCGATCGATCCGCGCTTCATCTGGTGGCATCAGTTCGAAACGGCCAGCACCAGTCATCGCAGTTTCACCGGCTGGCAGCACAGTGGCCCGCCGCAGAAATCGCTGCACCTGGTCGAGTTGGTGATCAAGCGCTTCGATGCCAGGTTCCAGGAAGCGCCCGATGAACTCGACCTGTATGGCGGCTTTTATCGCCAAGGGCGGCAAGCCAAGCATTTCGACGAGCGCAACGAAGTGGCCATGCTTGGCAGCAAGGTCCAGGAAGATTTGTGGGCATTGGATTTCGCGGTGGCCTATCGCGCCGATATCGTCCGCTTCTGGAATGCCTACTCGCAACATTTTCGCGTATTGGCCAAGATCAACATGCTGGGGCAGGGCGCGATGGCCGCTCGCTCCGCTCGAATCAGCCGGAGTGACTGGGAGCAGTTGCGGGCGATGGTCGCCGACGGCCTGGTCGATGGTGTGCTGCCGACACTGGCCAAGCTCAAGCAGGACAGCACCGCAAGCCCGTTGCCTGTCAGCCGTTATGTACTCGATCAAGGTGATCGGGGCTGTCTCTACAGTTTTGCGATGGCCGGTGGTCGAATCCTGTTATATCGGCCCTGGGCCAGTGAAGCGTTCAAGAGCTTTGCCTCGGAGCGGGTCATGGCCGGGTGGTTGCGTGAGCAACTGCAGGATGCGGATACCCTGAACAGTTATGTCAAGGCAGCCCATACCGATGCTCGCGACCCTTCACGTGCCCACTCGGTCCGGACCCACCTGAAAAGTCTGGCTGACAGTGCCTCCGAAGAGGCGGCGCTGGTCCTGCTCGATTACCTGAAACGATCGATCACAGTCGATATATTCACTCACTTGGCCAGCCAGGCCACTACCGAGATGAACGACAACGCCACGGCGATGCTGGGCAACGCCGAGTTACGCAAGGCGATGTGGAGCGGTTATCTCTCGGCGTTCATCAAGGTCTTTGGCGGCTTCGCGCCGATCGGCTGGCCAATGACGCTGATGCTGCTGGGGGCCAGCCTCGGCAAGGTGGGCCTGGATATCGAGGCGGCCATGCATGCTGCGGACGAACAGAGCCGCAAGAGCGCATTGCGCGAAGCCATGCTCGACAGTCTTTTCGCCGCCCTGAACATGACTGACCTGGGATTTGAGTCGAGCTTTGCCTCGCTGGCCTACAAGGCACCGCCCGACGAGGTGGGGGCCAATCTGAGTCAATGGGAAGTATCCACGTCCACCACGCTTGCGGTTGAGGGTGGCGAGAGCAATCAGTTGATCACTGGCGATTTGGGGCGCTCCGGACGTCTGCGAGGCATCAGGGTCGGCTCCGACGGCAGTTGCTGGATTGTCCTCGACGGTTTGTCGTATCGGGTGCGCTACAACCATGACTTGCAGGTCTGGCAGGTTGTGCCGGCCCACAATCCGTTCGCCTTCGGGCCCCTGTATCCGGTGCGTCTGAGCGAATCCAACGAGTGGAAGTTGCTGGTGCCGCCACGTCTGGTCGGTGGCGCACCACCGGTGGTAGAGCACATGCCCAGCACCATGTCGCGGTTCTGGAACCGTCACCTTACCGTCGATTCTGCTCGCAGCGGAGCGTCTGCCGCCAATGCGCTGCGCCGCCAGAAAGCGTTGCTGGAGTCACGCTCGATTCCGCAGCTGGCGCGTGATCAGGTGCCTGACCTGGATGAGCGCGGCCTGGATTGTGTGCAGGTCGATGGCGTGGCGCAATACTCGTACCGCTACGACCGGCAGTACTTCAACTCCTTGATCGAGTACTACACCAGCGATGAGTCGAAGGTTAACGACGTGTTCCGCTCTGGTACCTATCGATACGATGACGAGGACGAATACATCGTTGATCTCGTCGATACCCTGGACCAGTTGCCCAAAAGCAACGAAGTGAATCTCTATCGCGCAGGCAATGGTACGCGGGGCACAAGCGGTCAGCACTTTCGTACCGGCCGCCTAAAGCTGGGTGATGTGCTGGTCAACACCGACCTGACTTCATTCACGGAGAATCCCTACAAAGTCGCCGAATTTGCGTCCGCGCCTTCCTTGAATGCGCCCGGGAATCTGCCAGGCGTGTTCGATGACACATCGGTGGTGTTCGAGCTACCCATGAGTCATTACCAGGACGGTACCCCGATCAGTGCGTTTTCCCTTTATTGGGATGAGGGCGAGACACTATTCCAGCCAGGTCATTACTTCCGGATCGATAACTTGGAGCAGGTCTACGGCGAGCACTACCGTTTCATTCACGTCACCCTGCGCCAAGTGCCCAAGCCGGCCTCGGGGCCTGTCTACGATCTGCGCACAGGCTTGCTGTTCGACAGTGAGGTGTTCAAGGCGCGTTTGCATACGCCAGAACTGGCGGAGCGCTTCTTCCCGGCGGTTGAGCCGCAAGCCGCGCCCGTTGACTCTGCGGTGGTCAGGCCTGCTTGA
- the cobO gene encoding cob(I)yrinic acid a,c-diamide adenosyltransferase — translation MSESTDRDERHLARMQRKKAIIDERIANSPNECGLLLVLTGNGKGKSSSAFGMLARALGHGMQCGVVQFIKGRNSTGEELFFRRFPEQVRYHVMGEGFTWETQDRQRDIAAAEAAWAVSRQLLQDPTIQFVVLDELNIALKHGYLDLDQVLSDIQARPPMQHVIVTGRAAKPEMIELADTVTEMGMLKHAFQAGIRAQKGVEL, via the coding sequence ATGAGCGAATCCACCGACCGCGACGAACGCCACCTGGCGCGCATGCAGCGCAAGAAGGCGATCATCGACGAGCGCATTGCCAATTCCCCCAACGAGTGCGGCCTGCTGCTGGTGCTGACCGGCAATGGCAAGGGCAAGAGCAGTTCGGCCTTCGGCATGCTTGCCCGTGCCTTGGGCCACGGCATGCAGTGTGGCGTGGTGCAGTTCATCAAGGGCCGCAACAGCACCGGCGAGGAGTTGTTCTTCCGCCGTTTCCCCGAGCAGGTGCGCTACCACGTGATGGGCGAGGGTTTCACCTGGGAGACCCAGGACCGCCAGCGCGACATCGCCGCCGCCGAGGCCGCCTGGGCCGTGTCGCGCCAACTGCTGCAGGATCCAACGATCCAGTTCGTCGTGCTCGATGAATTGAATATCGCCCTCAAGCACGGTTACCTCGACCTCGACCAGGTACTTTCGGATATCCAGGCGCGCCCGCCGATGCAGCATGTGATCGTCACCGGCCGCGCAGCCAAGCCCGAGATGATCGAACTGGCCGATACCGTGACCGAGATGGGCATGCTCAAGCATGCGTTCCAGGCCGGTATCCGCGCGCAGAAGGGCGTCGAACTGTGA
- a CDS encoding cobyrinate a,c-diamide synthase: MSDARHCPAVLIAAPASGQGKTTVTAALARLHRNLGRKVRVFKCGPDFLDPMILERASGAPVYQLDLWMIGADESRRLLWEAAGEADLILIEGVMGLFDGTPSSADLARHFGVPVLAVIDGTAMAQTFGALALGLARYQPDLPFAGVLANRVGSLRHAQLLQGSLTEGLRWYGGLSRERGIELPSRHLGLVQASELNDLDTRLDAAAEALGASCDAALPPPVGFAAPERAGSEASLAGVRVGVARDEAFAFTYGANLELLRNLGAQIEFFSPLHDRELPVVDSLYLPGGYPELHHHALAANAPMLEAIRSHHGQGKPLLAECGGMLYLLDALTDVAGERAPLLGLLPGEATMQKRLAALALQAVELPEGTLRGHTYHHSLTETVLEPIARGLSPNGGRGNEAVYRLGRLTASYVHFYFPSNPDAAAALLRP, encoded by the coding sequence GTGAGTGACGCTCGCCACTGCCCGGCGGTACTGATTGCCGCGCCGGCTTCCGGCCAGGGCAAGACCACGGTCACCGCCGCCCTGGCCCGCCTGCACCGCAACCTTGGGCGCAAGGTGCGGGTGTTCAAGTGTGGGCCGGACTTCCTCGACCCGATGATCCTCGAACGTGCCAGCGGCGCGCCGGTCTACCAGTTGGACCTGTGGATGATCGGCGCCGATGAGAGTCGCCGCTTGCTGTGGGAGGCGGCCGGTGAGGCCGACCTGATCCTGATCGAAGGCGTGATGGGGCTGTTCGACGGCACCCCGTCGAGCGCCGACCTGGCGCGCCACTTCGGTGTGCCGGTGCTGGCGGTGATCGACGGCACGGCGATGGCCCAGACCTTCGGTGCCCTGGCCCTGGGGCTGGCGCGTTACCAGCCCGACCTGCCGTTCGCCGGCGTGTTGGCCAACCGGGTCGGCAGCCTGCGTCATGCGCAGTTGCTCCAAGGCAGCCTGACCGAGGGGTTGCGCTGGTACGGCGGGCTGTCCCGCGAGCGCGGCATCGAATTGCCCAGCCGTCATCTCGGCTTGGTGCAGGCCAGCGAGCTGAATGACCTGGATACGCGCCTGGATGCCGCCGCCGAGGCACTGGGTGCCAGTTGCGATGCGGCCTTGCCGCCACCGGTGGGGTTTGCCGCGCCGGAGCGGGCAGGTAGCGAGGCTTCACTGGCCGGAGTGCGCGTTGGCGTGGCCCGCGACGAAGCCTTCGCCTTCACCTATGGCGCCAACCTTGAGCTATTGCGCAATCTTGGCGCACAGATCGAATTCTTCTCGCCGCTGCATGACCGTGAGCTGCCAGTAGTGGACAGCCTGTACCTGCCAGGCGGCTACCCGGAGCTGCATCATCATGCCCTGGCGGCCAATGCGCCCATGCTTGAGGCGATCCGCAGCCACCATGGGCAAGGCAAGCCCTTGCTGGCCGAATGCGGTGGCATGCTTTATCTGCTCGACGCGCTGACTGACGTGGCGGGCGAGCGGGCCCCGCTGCTCGGCCTGCTGCCGGGCGAGGCGACCATGCAGAAACGCCTGGCGGCGCTGGCCCTGCAAGCGGTCGAGCTGCCGGAAGGCACCCTGCGCGGGCATACCTACCACCACTCGCTGACCGAGACGGTGCTCGAACCGATTGCCCGTGGCCTGAGCCCCAATGGCGGGCGCGGCAACGAAGCGGTCTACCGCCTGGGGCGCTTGACCGCGTCCTACGTGCATTTCTACTTCCCTTCTAACCCCGATGCGGCGGCGGCGCTGCTGCGACCATGA
- the bluB gene encoding 5,6-dimethylbenzimidazole synthase, with product MNEHAYSEAERAAIYRAIGERRDMRHFAGGEVAPELLGRLLAAAHQAPSVGLMQPWRFIRISQRDLRTRIQALVEEERVRTAEALGERADEFMKLKVEGISDCAEVLVAALMDNREPHIFGRRTLPEMDLASLACAIQNLWLAARAEGLGMGWVSLFDPQALAELLGMPAGAKPVAVLCLGPVSEFYPVPMLVLEDWAEQRPLHEMLYENQWGDRP from the coding sequence ATGAACGAACATGCCTACAGCGAGGCCGAGCGCGCGGCCATCTACCGCGCCATCGGCGAGCGTCGCGACATGCGCCATTTCGCCGGTGGCGAGGTCGCGCCGGAGCTGCTCGGCCGGCTGCTGGCCGCCGCTCACCAGGCCCCCAGCGTCGGCTTGATGCAGCCATGGCGTTTCATCCGTATCAGCCAGCGCGACCTGCGCACGCGCATACAGGCGCTGGTGGAAGAGGAGCGCGTGCGTACCGCCGAGGCGCTGGGCGAGCGCGCCGATGAGTTCATGAAGCTCAAGGTCGAAGGGATCAGCGACTGCGCCGAGGTGCTGGTAGCCGCGTTGATGGACAACCGCGAGCCGCATATCTTCGGGCGCCGCACCCTGCCCGAGATGGACCTGGCCTCGCTGGCCTGCGCCATCCAGAACCTGTGGCTGGCGGCCCGTGCCGAAGGGCTGGGCATGGGCTGGGTTTCACTGTTCGATCCGCAGGCTTTGGCTGAGCTGCTGGGCATGCCGGCAGGCGCCAAGCCGGTGGCGGTGCTGTGCCTGGGGCCGGTGAGCGAATTCTACCCAGTGCCGATGCTGGTGCTGGAAGACTGGGCTGAGCAACGGCCGTTGCATGAAATGCTCTACGAGAACCAATGGGGAGACCGGCCATGA
- the cbiB gene encoding adenosylcobinamide-phosphate synthase CbiB — MSVALLTVAGVALDALLGEPKRRHPLVGFGNLAKSLERRFNAGGRGWRSHGVSAWFLAVVPLTLVALILSWLPYIGWIVDVLALYCALGLRSLGEHVLPVAQALRQGDLEEARRRVGYLVSRETRELDEPAVARAATESVLENGSDAVFAALFWFVIAGAPGVVLYRLSNTLDAMWGYRNERFERFGWCAARIDDGLNYIPARLVALTYALLGKTRLALSCWRRQGPQWDSPNAGPVMASGAGALGVELGGPAVYHGELHERPRLGDGPMADADAIGRGWSLVQRGVWLWLLVICLGGYVNA, encoded by the coding sequence ATGAGCGTGGCCCTGCTGACGGTCGCAGGCGTGGCCCTGGATGCCTTGCTCGGCGAGCCGAAACGGCGGCATCCGCTGGTGGGCTTCGGCAACCTGGCCAAGAGCCTGGAGCGGCGCTTCAATGCCGGCGGCCGTGGCTGGCGCAGCCACGGCGTCAGTGCCTGGTTCCTGGCCGTGGTGCCACTGACCCTGGTGGCGTTGATCCTGTCCTGGCTGCCCTATATCGGCTGGATCGTCGATGTGCTGGCACTGTACTGCGCGCTTGGCCTGCGCAGCCTGGGCGAGCATGTACTGCCGGTGGCCCAGGCATTGCGCCAGGGCGATCTCGAAGAAGCGCGGCGACGGGTCGGCTACCTGGTCAGCCGCGAAACCCGCGAGCTGGACGAGCCCGCCGTGGCCCGGGCGGCCACCGAATCGGTGCTGGAGAACGGTAGTGATGCCGTGTTCGCCGCGCTGTTCTGGTTCGTGATCGCCGGAGCACCCGGTGTGGTGCTCTATCGCCTGAGCAACACCCTGGATGCCATGTGGGGCTATCGCAATGAGCGCTTCGAGCGCTTCGGTTGGTGCGCGGCGCGGATCGACGATGGGCTCAACTATATTCCCGCCCGGCTGGTGGCGCTGACCTACGCGCTGCTGGGCAAGACTCGGCTGGCCCTGAGCTGCTGGCGCCGGCAGGGACCGCAATGGGACAGTCCCAACGCCGGCCCGGTGATGGCATCTGGCGCGGGCGCACTGGGCGTGGAACTGGGTGGCCCGGCGGTCTATCACGGCGAGTTGCATGAGCGCCCTCGCCTGGGGGACGGGCCGATGGCCGATGCCGACGCCATCGGGCGTGGCTGGAGCCTGGTGCAGCGCGGTGTGTGGCTGTGGTTGCTGGTGATCTGCCTGGGAGGCTACGTGAATGCTTGA
- the cobD gene encoding threonine-phosphate decarboxylase CobD — protein sequence MLEHGGRLLRAVRHYGIAREHWLDLSSGIAPWSYPIPAIAQDAWARLPETEDGLEEAARQYYGVRQLLAVAGSQAAIQALPHLRAAGRVGVLSPCYAEHPHAWQRAGHTLVELDEAQVEDALDSLDVLLLVNPNNPTGRRFPRDQLLAWHTRLANRGGWLLVDEAFMDNTPEHSIVDCAECPGLIVLRSFGKFFGLAGVRLGFVAAETALLQQLADLLGPWTVSGPTRMIGQACFADIVAHQGQIERCARASQRLAAMLQSAGLAPSGGCDLFQYVRSERAAHLHDFLARRGILVRLFEQPPAVRLGLPASAADEQRLAQALADYQKDSA from the coding sequence ATGCTTGAGCACGGTGGGCGCCTGCTGCGTGCGGTAAGACACTACGGGATCGCCCGTGAACACTGGCTCGACCTGTCCAGCGGCATCGCCCCGTGGAGCTACCCGATCCCCGCGATTGCACAGGATGCCTGGGCGCGCCTTCCGGAAACCGAGGACGGCCTGGAAGAGGCGGCGCGGCAGTACTATGGCGTACGCCAGTTGCTGGCGGTAGCCGGCTCCCAGGCGGCGATCCAGGCGCTACCGCATTTACGTGCGGCAGGCCGGGTCGGTGTGCTGTCGCCGTGTTATGCCGAGCATCCGCATGCCTGGCAGCGCGCCGGGCATACGCTCGTCGAACTGGACGAAGCCCAGGTGGAGGACGCGCTCGACAGCCTCGATGTGTTGCTGCTGGTCAACCCCAACAACCCCACCGGGCGCCGTTTCCCCCGCGATCAATTGCTGGCCTGGCACACGCGACTGGCCAACAGGGGTGGCTGGTTGCTGGTCGATGAAGCGTTCATGGACAACACGCCTGAACACAGCATCGTCGACTGCGCCGAGTGCCCCGGGCTGATCGTGTTGCGCTCGTTCGGCAAGTTTTTCGGGCTCGCTGGCGTGAGGCTTGGCTTCGTGGCCGCCGAAACGGCACTGTTGCAACAGCTGGCCGACCTGCTGGGGCCCTGGACGGTCAGCGGCCCGACGCGGATGATCGGCCAGGCCTGCTTCGCCGACATCGTCGCGCATCAAGGGCAGATCGAACGGTGTGCGCGGGCCAGCCAGCGCCTGGCCGCCATGCTGCAAAGCGCCGGCCTGGCGCCGAGCGGTGGTTGCGACCTGTTCCAGTACGTGCGCAGCGAACGCGCCGCGCATCTGCATGATTTTCTCGCCCGGCGTGGCATCCTCGTCCGCTTGTTCGAGCAGCCTCCCGCCGTGCGCCTGGGCCTGCCCGCCAGCGCGGCGGACGAACAACGCCTGGCCCAGGCCCTGGCGGACTACCAGAAGGATTCGGCATGA
- a CDS encoding cobyric acid synthase, producing MTTLMVQGTTSDAGKSTLVTALCRWLLRQGVAVVPFKPQNMALNSAVTADGGEIGRAQAVQAQACRLAPHTDMNPVLLKPNSDTGAQVIVHGRAVTSMNAVAYHDYKVIAMQAVLASHERLRQAYPVVMVEGAGSPAEINLRAGDIANMGFAEAVDCPVILIADINRGGVFAHLVGTLELLSPSEQARVKGFVINRFRGDIALLQPGLDWLEQRTGKPVLGVLPYVTDLHLEAEDAIDVRQAVKGERVLKVIVPVLPRISNHTDFDPLRLHPQVDLQFIGPGQPIPPADLIILPGSKSVRADLSQLRERGWDSAIARHLRYGGKLIGICGGLQMLGHEVHDPLGLEGAAGSSAGLGLLDYSTVLEAEKQLRNVAGTLGLEQAPVSGYEIHAGVTHGPGLEHPAVQLDDGRNDGAISADGQILATYLHGLFEGSQSCAALLRWAGLADAQAIDYEALRERDIERLADLVEQHLDTERLRQLCGVTADA from the coding sequence ATGACCACCCTCATGGTGCAAGGCACCACCTCCGATGCCGGCAAGAGCACGCTGGTCACCGCCCTGTGCCGCTGGCTGTTGCGCCAGGGTGTCGCCGTGGTGCCGTTCAAGCCGCAGAACATGGCACTCAACAGCGCGGTGACCGCCGACGGCGGCGAGATCGGCCGGGCCCAGGCGGTGCAGGCCCAGGCCTGTCGGCTGGCGCCGCATACCGACATGAACCCGGTGCTGCTCAAGCCCAACAGCGACACCGGCGCCCAGGTGATCGTGCACGGGCGCGCGGTCACCAGCATGAACGCCGTGGCCTATCACGACTACAAGGTCATCGCCATGCAGGCGGTGCTGGCTTCCCATGAACGCCTGCGCCAGGCCTATCCGGTGGTGATGGTGGAGGGGGCCGGCTCGCCCGCCGAAATCAATTTGCGCGCCGGTGATATCGCCAACATGGGTTTCGCCGAGGCCGTCGACTGCCCGGTGATCCTGATCGCCGATATCAACCGGGGTGGCGTGTTCGCCCATCTGGTCGGCACCCTGGAGCTGCTGTCGCCGAGCGAGCAGGCGCGGGTCAAGGGCTTTGTCATCAACCGTTTCCGGGGCGATATCGCCTTGCTGCAACCGGGCCTGGACTGGCTGGAACAGCGCACCGGCAAGCCGGTGCTGGGCGTGCTGCCCTATGTCACCGACCTGCACCTGGAGGCCGAGGACGCCATCGACGTGCGCCAGGCGGTCAAGGGCGAGCGTGTGCTCAAGGTGATCGTCCCGGTGTTGCCACGCATCAGCAACCACACCGACTTCGACCCCTTGCGCCTGCACCCGCAGGTGGACCTGCAGTTCATCGGCCCGGGCCAGCCGATCCCGCCCGCCGACCTGATCATCCTGCCCGGCTCCAAGAGCGTACGCGCCGACCTGTCGCAGCTGCGCGAGCGGGGCTGGGACAGTGCCATTGCCCGGCACCTTCGCTATGGCGGCAAGCTGATCGGCATCTGCGGCGGGTTGCAGATGCTCGGTCATGAAGTGCATGACCCGCTGGGCCTGGAAGGGGCGGCAGGCTCCAGCGCGGGGCTCGGCCTGCTCGACTACAGCACCGTGCTGGAAGCCGAGAAGCAGCTGCGCAATGTCGCCGGCACCCTCGGCCTGGAGCAGGCGCCGGTGTCCGGCTATGAGATCCATGCCGGTGTCACCCACGGCCCAGGCCTGGAGCATCCGGCCGTCCAGCTGGACGATGGCCGCAACGATGGCGCCATCAGCGCCGACGGCCAGATCCTCGCCACCTACCTGCACGGGCTGTTCGAAGGCAGCCAGTCGTGCGCCGCGCTGCTGCGCTGGGCCGGGCTCGCGGATGCCCAGGCCATCGACTACGAGGCCCTGCGCGAGCGCGATATCGAGCGCCTGGCCGACCTGGTGGAGCAGCACCTGGATACTGAACGCCTGCGCCAACTGTGCGGGGTGACCGCCGATGCGTAG
- the cobU gene encoding bifunctional adenosylcobinamide kinase/adenosylcobinamide-phosphate guanylyltransferase — MRSLILGGARSGKSRLAEQLATDSRLPVTYIATSEPQDGEMSERVRLHRERRPTDWGLIEEPLALATVLRAEAAEGRCLLVDCLTLWLTNLLMLEDDQRLAQERDALLDCLEQLPGTIILVSNETGLGVVPMGELTRRYVDHSGLLHQAVAARCQRVVLTVAGLPLMLKGPAL, encoded by the coding sequence ATGCGTAGCCTGATCCTCGGCGGTGCCCGCTCCGGCAAGAGCCGCCTGGCCGAACAGTTGGCCACGGACAGCCGCTTGCCGGTGACCTATATCGCCACCAGCGAACCCCAGGACGGCGAGATGAGCGAGCGTGTGCGCCTGCACCGCGAACGCCGCCCGACCGACTGGGGGTTGATCGAGGAGCCCCTGGCCCTGGCCACCGTGCTGCGCGCCGAGGCCGCTGAAGGGCGCTGCCTGCTGGTGGATTGCCTCACCTTGTGGTTGACCAACCTGCTGATGCTCGAAGATGACCAGCGCCTGGCCCAGGAGCGCGATGCGCTGCTCGACTGCCTGGAGCAACTGCCCGGCACGATCATCCTGGTCAGCAATGAAACCGGCCTGGGCGTGGTACCCATGGGCGAACTGACGCGACGCTATGTCGACCATTCCGGCCTGCTGCACCAGGCCGTGGCCGCGCGCTGCCAGCGCGTGGTGCTCACCGTGGCCGGCCTCCCTCTCATGCTCAAAGGACCTGCTCTATGA
- the cobT gene encoding nicotinate-nucleotide--dimethylbenzimidazole phosphoribosyltransferase, with protein MTQMWWRDACQPLDTAAMDQARARQQQLTKPTGSLGQLEGLAIRLAGLQGRERPTVEQVAITIFAGDHGVVEEGISAYPQAVTGQMLRNFVSGGAAISVLARQLEASLEVVDLGTVDPSLDLPGVRHLRLGAGTGNFARQAAMTDAQLAAALQAGRDSALRALERGAQLFIGGEMGIGNTTAAAALACTLMGCPARELSGPGTGLDSAGVRHKAEVIERALVLHGLRADEPLRALGHVGGFEIAALVGAYLACAQHGLAVLVDGFICSVAALVAVRLNPQCQPWLLFAHQGAEPGHKALLAALHAEPLLALGLRLGEGSGAALAVPLIRLACALHGQMATFAEAAVADRPA; from the coding sequence ATGACCCAGATGTGGTGGCGCGATGCCTGCCAACCCCTCGACACCGCCGCCATGGACCAGGCCCGTGCCCGTCAGCAGCAGCTGACCAAACCCACCGGCTCCCTCGGCCAGCTCGAAGGCCTGGCGATTCGCCTGGCCGGGTTGCAAGGGCGGGAGCGCCCCACCGTGGAACAGGTGGCAATCACGATATTCGCCGGTGACCATGGCGTGGTGGAGGAGGGCATCTCTGCCTATCCCCAAGCCGTGACCGGGCAGATGCTGCGTAACTTCGTCTCGGGTGGTGCGGCGATCAGCGTGCTGGCCCGCCAGTTGGAAGCAAGCCTGGAAGTGGTCGACCTCGGCACGGTCGACCCGTCGCTGGACCTGCCGGGCGTGCGCCATCTGCGCTTGGGCGCGGGGACTGGCAACTTTGCCCGTCAAGCAGCAATGACCGACGCCCAGTTGGCTGCCGCCTTGCAAGCGGGTCGCGACAGCGCCCTGCGTGCGCTCGAGCGGGGTGCCCAGCTGTTCATCGGCGGCGAGATGGGCATTGGCAACACCACGGCCGCCGCCGCCCTGGCCTGTACGCTGATGGGGTGCCCGGCGCGTGAGCTGAGCGGGCCAGGTACCGGCCTGGACAGCGCCGGTGTGCGGCACAAGGCCGAAGTGATCGAACGTGCCCTGGTGCTGCACGGCCTGCGTGCCGACGAGCCGCTGCGTGCCTTGGGCCATGTCGGCGGTTTCGAGATCGCCGCGCTGGTGGGCGCCTACCTGGCCTGTGCCCAGCACGGGCTGGCGGTGCTGGTCGATGGCTTCATCTGCAGCGTCGCTGCCCTGGTGGCGGTGCGCCTCAACCCGCAGTGCCAGCCTTGGCTGCTGTTCGCCCATCAGGGGGCTGAGCCTGGGCACAAGGCCTTGCTTGCCGCCTTGCACGCCGAGCCGCTGCTGGCCTTGGGGCTGCGCTTGGGCGAGGGCAGTGGCGCTGCCCTGGCCGTGCCGCTGATTCGCCTGGCCTGTGCCCTGCACGGGCAGATGGCGACCTTCGCCGAAGCCGCGGTGGCGGATCGCCCGGCATGA